The sequence caataaaagTAATACCAGTGTATATAATATCATCAATAaagaaacaataaaataaaatacatacCAATTAAAAGATGGATTTAAGAATTGGTGGTAAATATAGAATAAGTAGGAAGATAGGTGGTGGATCATTTGGTGAGATTTATTTAGGAACCAACATATCAACCAATGAAGAAGTTGCAATTAAATTAGAACCTGCAAAAGCAATTCATCCACAacttttatttgaatcaaaattatataaaatatttcaagGTGGAAGTAAGTtattataactttttttttttttttttttttttttttttattttcaaaagaaattatgtttctaatatattttttattttcttcctatatatatatatatattaatactaatattttttatttttaatttttttttatagttggTATACCTGCAGTTAAATGGTTTGGATTCGATGGTGACTATAATATAATGGTTATGGATTTATTAGGACCAAGTTTAGAAgatctttttaattattgtggTAGAAAGTTTAGTTTAAAAACTGTGTTAATGTTGGGTGATCAAATGCTTAGAAGAATAGAGTTCATTCATTCAAACAACTTTATTCACAGAGATATAAAGCCTGATAATTTCTTGATGGGAATTGGAAAACGAGGCCATGTTGTCAatctaattgattttggGTTGGCAAAACGTTATCGTGATCCAAAGACTCATCAACACATTCCATACAGAGAACACAAGAATTTAACTGGTACTGCTCGTTACGCTTCGTTGAATACTCATCAAGGTATTGAACAAAGTAGAAGAGACGATTTAGAATCACTTGGTTATGTTCTTATGTATTTCAATAGAGGTAGTTTACCATGGCAAGGTTTAAAAGCTTACACTAAAAGAGATAAATACGAAAAAATTTGTGATAAAAAAGCACAAACTAAAATTGATACATTATGTCAAGGTTTCCCAAGTAAGTTATAttataagttttttttttttttaaaaaatagaaaatataatttaacctttttttttcctctcttttcttttttttttttaggtgaATTTgcaacatttttaaattatacaaGATTCTTAAAATTTGAAGATAAACCAGATTTCCTTTATCTTAGAAAGTTATTAAGAGAAATGTTTGTAAGAGAGGGTTATAGATACGACTATATGTTTGATTGGGTTATTGTTAGAAaagtaagtttttaaattatttgtattgtATTAgctgtatatatatatattaaatttacatattaatatttatatatatattttttttctatctCTAGCTAAGAGAAAAGCCACCTCTTGAAAGACCATTATCAAACGACA comes from Dictyostelium discoideum AX4 chromosome 2 chromosome, whole genome shotgun sequence and encodes:
- the cak1-1 gene encoding casein kinase I, which translates into the protein MDLRIGGKYRISRKIGGGSFGEIYLGTNISTNEEVAIKLEPAKAIHPQLLFESKLYKIFQGGIGIPAVKWFGFDGDYNIMVMDLLGPSLEDLFNYCGRKFSLKTVLMLGDQMLRRIEFIHSNNFIHRDIKPDNFLMGIGKRGHVVNLIDFGLAKRYRDPKTHQHIPYREHKNLTGTARYASLNTHQGIEQSRRDDLESLGYVLMYFNRGSLPWQGLKAYTKRDKYEKICDKKAQTKIDTLCQGFPSEFATFLNYTRFLKFEDKPDFLYLRKLLREMFVREGYRYDYMFDWVIVRKLREKPPLERPLSNDNKQIQQQIQQQQQAQQQLQQQAQQQQQQTTTTTTTSSSQPSNVKNISTVSNIATTTTDEQFRQLLSTPSYNNVDSDQSPQQTTTTTSSSNPNQTTFYRQNKVVVPQSSSTTTKPPAK